The Dehalococcoidia bacterium genome contains a region encoding:
- a CDS encoding ribulose-phosphate 3-epimerase has translation MNSGRAIKIAPSILSADFARLGEQVAEAEQGGADCIHVDVMDGHFVPPITFGPPIVKAIRPHTNLPLEIHMMVEKPENHFDQLRDAGADRLIVHREACPHLHLSVGLIRDGGMEAGVAVNPGTSLGSIEDVVENLDLLLVM, from the coding sequence TTGAACAGCGGTAGAGCAATAAAGATTGCCCCGTCCATTCTGTCAGCCGACTTCGCCCGATTGGGCGAACAGGTTGCCGAGGCCGAACAGGGTGGCGCTGACTGTATCCACGTCGACGTAATGGACGGACACTTCGTGCCGCCAATCACGTTTGGTCCGCCGATAGTTAAGGCGATCAGACCTCACACCAACCTTCCACTCGAGATCCACATGATGGTCGAGAAACCCGAGAATCACTTCGACCAATTACGCGACGCCGGCGCAGACCGTCTGATCGTTCATAGGGAGGCTTGCCCTCACCTTCACCTTTCAGTCGGACTGATCAGAGATGGGGGCATGGAGGCCGGAGTCGCAGTGAATCCCGGCACCAGTCTTGGATCTATCGAGGATGTTGTCGAAAACCTTGACCTTTTACTCGTCATG
- the argH gene encoding argininosuccinate lyase has product MGLREVVSDYTVSLHYDRRLYRQDIAGSIAHASMLAKQEIISHGDCEAIVDGLGNVLSEIEQDTFPWRPELEDIHMNIERRLFELIGEPALRLHTARSRNDQIALDVRMYVKEAIRDVVAALQGVRLALVSLAEEHPKLPMPGYTHLQRAQPVLFAHHMLAYYEMFSRDTERFEQAYARADVLPLGSGALAGLPYPIDREFVADKLGFSRISSNSMDAVSDRDFLLDFQSAAAICAMHLSRLSEELVLWSSEEFGFIRMPDEFTTGSSIMPQKRNPDFAEIARGKTGRVYGSLMGLLTTLKGLPLTYNRDMQEDKEGFFDTHDTILATLGIFGDMLAGIEVNVEVLRQSASGGYVLATDIADYLVAKGVPFREAYRAVAELTEQAASRGLGFEALSLEEYKGTSELFETDVLEITVDSSIAARDVPGGTAQGRVREAIQDARATLEAELEQR; this is encoded by the coding sequence ATGGGGCTCAGGGAAGTCGTTTCTGACTACACGGTCTCACTTCACTACGACCGCCGGCTGTACAGACAGGACATCGCCGGGTCGATAGCCCACGCCAGCATGCTTGCTAAGCAGGAAATCATCTCCCATGGAGACTGCGAAGCAATAGTCGACGGATTGGGAAACGTCCTGAGTGAGATTGAGCAGGACACTTTCCCGTGGCGCCCGGAACTCGAAGATATCCACATGAACATCGAGCGCCGGCTCTTTGAACTGATCGGGGAACCGGCACTCAGGTTGCACACTGCCAGATCGCGTAACGACCAGATCGCGCTCGATGTCCGGATGTACGTCAAGGAAGCTATTCGAGACGTGGTCGCCGCTCTTCAAGGTGTACGCTTAGCTCTAGTCAGCCTCGCTGAGGAGCATCCAAAGTTACCAATGCCTGGATACACGCACCTGCAGCGCGCGCAGCCTGTGCTCTTCGCTCACCATATGCTGGCCTACTATGAGATGTTCAGCCGAGATACCGAACGATTCGAGCAGGCCTACGCGCGAGCCGACGTCCTACCGCTGGGAAGCGGGGCGTTGGCTGGACTGCCCTACCCCATCGACCGCGAATTCGTCGCGGATAAGCTTGGATTCTCTCGCATCTCATCCAACAGCATGGATGCCGTCTCTGACCGGGATTTTCTGCTCGACTTCCAATCAGCTGCTGCGATATGCGCGATGCACCTCTCTCGGCTGTCGGAAGAGTTGGTGCTGTGGTCTTCAGAGGAATTCGGTTTCATCCGGATGCCCGACGAGTTCACAACCGGCAGCAGCATCATGCCGCAGAAGCGCAACCCGGACTTCGCTGAGATCGCAAGGGGCAAAACTGGGAGAGTGTACGGCAGCCTGATGGGGCTGCTCACGACGCTGAAGGGGCTGCCGCTGACATATAACCGGGACATGCAGGAAGACAAGGAAGGCTTCTTCGACACGCACGACACGATACTGGCCACGCTCGGAATCTTTGGCGACATGCTTGCGGGTATTGAGGTAAACGTGGAAGTGCTGCGACAGTCGGCGAGTGGCGGCTATGTTCTGGCGACTGACATCGCAGACTATCTTGTCGCAAAGGGCGTCCCCTTCCGCGAGGCGTACCGTGCCGTCGCTGAGTTGACTGAACAGGCAGCCTCGCGCGGGTTGGGATTTGAGGCCCTATCTCTCGAGGAGTACAAGGGTACTTCTGAACTCTTCGAAACTGATGTCCTCGAAATCACTGTGGACTCGTCGATCGCGGCCCGGGACGTTCCAGGAGGTACGGCACAGGGACGCGTACGGGAGGCGATCCAGGACGCGAGAGCGACGTTGGAGGCCGAGCTTGAACAGCGGTAG
- a CDS encoding MaoC family dehydratase — MIHDRRDTFGGYLEDFVPGDIHKHWPGKTITEMDNHLFSLLTMNHNPLHIDEQYMSEHQHGKILVNGALVLSLVVGMSVPEMSGKAIANLEYEKIVHTGPTFHGDTVYAESEILDVRESNSRPDRGLVYIETRGRNQRDEQILTMRRTFLVPKRPD; from the coding sequence ATGATTCACGACAGACGAGATACATTCGGAGGCTACCTGGAGGACTTCGTTCCAGGCGACATTCACAAGCACTGGCCCGGCAAGACGATTACAGAGATGGACAACCACCTGTTTTCGCTGCTCACAATGAACCACAATCCGCTGCACATCGATGAACAGTACATGTCTGAGCACCAACATGGCAAGATTCTCGTCAACGGCGCGCTCGTCCTGAGTCTCGTAGTAGGAATGAGCGTGCCGGAGATGTCCGGCAAGGCGATTGCAAACCTCGAGTACGAGAAGATTGTGCACACGGGCCCTACATTCCACGGCGACACTGTGTACGCGGAGAGCGAGATTCTCGACGTCAGGGAATCGAACTCAAGGCCTGACCGGGGACTCGTGTACATTGAAACACGCGGCCGCAACCAGAGGGACGAGCAGATCCTGACAATGAGACGCACGTTCCTGGTCCCGAAGCGCCCGGACTGA
- a CDS encoding acyl-CoA dehydrogenase family protein: MATAAKSEIRNQVTTLVRDFVRREVEPIAQQYDNLDIYPQELIDPMREMGLFGITIPEEYGGLGLDYTTFAVIFEELSRGWMSVSGIIGTHHVLAHIVTNNGTDEQKERILPRLASGELRGGLALTEPEAGSDVQNISTTATQDGEEYVIRGTKMFITNAEHGNAFAVLAKTNPDAQPRHRGMSCFFVEKPNEGIKVGQHLDKLGYRGLDSSELIFDDCRVGTENLIGEVEGSGFRHVMSGLEGGRINVAARAVGVATAAFEAAIRYAQQREAFGQPIAQHQAIQIKLADMATKIQAARLLTYDAAAKKDAGERVDLEVGMAKLFASETCGEVAMEAMRIHGGYGYIKDFDVERYYRDAPLMIIGEGTNEIQQLLIARRLLERYAV, translated from the coding sequence ATGGCAACAGCGGCAAAATCAGAAATCAGAAATCAGGTCACCACTCTTGTCAGGGATTTCGTCCGACGTGAAGTAGAACCAATCGCGCAGCAATATGACAATCTGGACATCTACCCCCAGGAACTGATCGATCCCATGCGCGAGATGGGTCTGTTCGGTATCACGATTCCAGAGGAGTATGGTGGGCTCGGACTTGATTACACAACTTTCGCGGTGATCTTCGAGGAACTCAGCCGGGGCTGGATGAGCGTAAGTGGAATCATCGGGACACATCACGTCCTGGCCCACATTGTGACCAACAACGGCACCGATGAGCAGAAGGAGCGGATTCTACCCCGCCTGGCCAGCGGCGAACTAAGAGGCGGCCTCGCGCTCACGGAGCCCGAGGCTGGCAGCGACGTGCAGAACATCAGCACCACTGCGACGCAGGACGGTGAGGAATACGTCATACGCGGCACCAAGATGTTCATCACGAATGCTGAACACGGAAACGCCTTTGCGGTGCTCGCTAAGACTAACCCGGACGCTCAGCCGCGTCACCGTGGCATGAGCTGCTTCTTCGTCGAAAAACCCAATGAGGGGATCAAAGTAGGCCAGCATCTCGACAAGCTCGGCTACAGGGGTCTGGACTCGTCTGAGCTCATCTTCGACGACTGCCGGGTTGGAACAGAAAACCTCATTGGAGAAGTCGAAGGTTCGGGTTTCAGGCATGTGATGTCTGGGCTGGAAGGTGGCCGCATTAATGTAGCGGCACGTGCAGTAGGCGTTGCGACCGCGGCCTTCGAGGCGGCGATTCGATACGCTCAGCAGCGCGAGGCGTTTGGACAGCCAATTGCGCAGCACCAGGCCATTCAGATCAAACTGGCCGACATGGCAACCAAGATCCAGGCTGCCAGGCTGCTTACGTATGACGCAGCCGCCAAGAAGGATGCTGGTGAGCGCGTGGACCTTGAGGTCGGAATGGCAAAGCTGTTCGCATCGGAGACCTGTGGAGAGGTCGCTATGGAGGCCATGAGAATCCACGGCGGATATGGCTACATCAAGGACTTCGACGTAGAAAGATACTATCGTGACGCCCCCCTCATGATTATCGGAGAGGGCACAAACGAAATCCAGCAGTTGCTCATCGCAAGGCGGCTACTAGAGAGATACGCGGTCTAG
- a CDS encoding phosphotransferase, giving the protein MGFPTRPSELTPAWLSEVLSADVADFRVEPIGVGSGFAGSIYRVHLNPHASTEASVLPETLIWKTVSTHPSTHELLTQLGIYQSEADFYARLAGHARVAPRAHYYDYDDDSGSVCLLLEDLTGMEAGDQIEGCTPKQARMIVSALAGLHAKFWEGGRDDSPLGVRKFDYEASISRRMHSASWGRVRESALTVPQGLLDTAEFIQPFIGTIRNRLGASPTTLLHGDVRADNAFFDADTVKLIDWQAVREGRAAYDLAYFISTSLDEETGRQHQNELLDLYVETLASQGVKGYGMSECLEDFRWALLDVVSFVGIIGAALDFSEGRGLQLANLVMSRLWSSLEENRAIDLLDRVSPNS; this is encoded by the coding sequence ATGGGATTTCCTACTCGACCATCCGAATTGACCCCTGCGTGGCTGAGTGAAGTTCTCAGTGCAGACGTAGCGGACTTCAGGGTCGAACCGATTGGTGTCGGCTCTGGCTTCGCGGGTTCCATATACAGGGTACACCTGAATCCGCACGCTTCTACTGAGGCAAGTGTTCTACCAGAAACGCTGATTTGGAAAACCGTCTCCACACATCCGTCCACGCATGAGCTGCTAACACAGCTAGGCATATATCAATCAGAAGCAGATTTCTATGCCAGACTGGCCGGGCATGCGAGAGTAGCTCCCAGGGCACACTACTATGACTACGATGACGACAGTGGCTCGGTCTGCCTGCTCCTTGAGGACTTGACCGGGATGGAGGCTGGCGACCAAATCGAAGGCTGCACACCCAAACAGGCGAGGATGATTGTGAGCGCCCTGGCAGGACTGCACGCCAAGTTCTGGGAGGGCGGCAGGGACGACTCTCCACTGGGAGTTCGAAAGTTCGATTACGAGGCGAGTATTTCAAGGCGTATGCACAGCGCATCATGGGGTCGTGTTCGTGAGTCGGCCTTGACAGTTCCACAGGGACTATTGGATACCGCCGAATTCATCCAACCGTTCATAGGCACAATCAGGAATCGGCTAGGGGCCTCGCCTACCACACTACTCCATGGCGACGTTCGCGCCGACAACGCCTTCTTTGACGCAGACACCGTGAAACTCATCGACTGGCAGGCCGTCCGTGAAGGACGCGCCGCGTACGACCTCGCCTACTTCATATCCACGTCTCTAGACGAGGAGACAGGCCGTCAGCACCAGAACGAGCTGCTCGACTTGTATGTCGAGACCCTCGCGTCACAGGGTGTAAAGGGCTACGGTATGTCTGAATGCCTGGAGGACTTTCGCTGGGCACTACTGGACGTGGTTTCATTCGTCGGAATAATCGGAGCGGCTCTGGACTTCAGTGAGGGTCGAGGCTTACAGTTAGCTAACCTAGTGATGTCTCGTTTGTGGTCGTCATTGGAAGAAAATCGTGCGATCGATCTCCTGGATCGCGTCTCGCCCAACAGTTAG
- the argG gene encoding argininosuccinate synthase: MNWRELREKSVTVVGGAVSGGLDSCTVTHWLRDKGFEVQAFTVDLGQPDEENLSAIADRMLGCGAAGAAIVPGRAALAEAGLRVIQSQARYEGGYWNTTGIARPVTVEAILAELQERDINVMFHGATGRGNDQVRFQLASNMIDPETEVYAPWRDPEFIEQFPGRQQMIEYCEANGLPIRPARESRYSTDANFLGLTHEAGDLEDVTISPTFVEPGMGVWPWDAPDRTELVTLRWEHGIPVALNGENLSLEEVIETANRIAGAHGVGIGTHVVENRFVGVKSRGIYESPGMELLGQSYEFLLQFVLDRRARELYEHLSKVISVQIYQGYWLDLATRAALAALEPITQLATGTITLRLHRGNVYFDTAEDTSEAMPHSLYTDDSSMEAMGTYDHTDAEGFLKVLGISAKNLGKRQQAGTGH, encoded by the coding sequence ATGAACTGGCGGGAGCTGAGAGAGAAGAGTGTAACCGTCGTCGGGGGGGCCGTATCTGGCGGTCTCGATAGCTGCACTGTAACCCACTGGCTTAGAGATAAGGGTTTCGAAGTACAAGCGTTCACGGTCGATCTCGGCCAGCCGGACGAGGAGAACCTCTCTGCCATAGCGGACAGAATGCTGGGCTGTGGTGCGGCAGGAGCGGCTATCGTTCCAGGCAGAGCAGCACTTGCGGAAGCAGGCCTAAGGGTCATCCAGTCTCAGGCCCGGTACGAAGGGGGCTACTGGAATACAACAGGCATCGCCCGTCCCGTAACGGTGGAGGCGATTCTGGCTGAGCTCCAAGAGCGGGACATCAATGTGATGTTCCACGGTGCCACAGGCCGGGGAAACGACCAGGTCAGATTTCAGCTTGCCTCCAACATGATCGATCCTGAGACAGAGGTCTACGCTCCCTGGAGAGACCCAGAGTTCATCGAGCAGTTCCCCGGACGGCAGCAGATGATCGAGTACTGCGAGGCTAACGGGCTTCCCATCAGGCCCGCACGCGAATCCAGGTACTCGACTGACGCGAATTTCCTCGGTCTTACCCACGAGGCAGGCGACCTTGAGGACGTGACGATCTCGCCGACATTCGTGGAACCAGGGATGGGAGTGTGGCCCTGGGACGCCCCTGACAGAACGGAACTGGTGACCCTCAGGTGGGAGCACGGAATTCCGGTGGCACTGAACGGCGAGAATCTAAGCCTCGAAGAGGTTATCGAGACCGCCAACAGGATTGCAGGAGCACACGGTGTCGGAATCGGCACACACGTGGTTGAGAACCGATTCGTTGGCGTAAAGTCGAGAGGTATCTACGAGTCACCTGGTATGGAACTGCTGGGACAGAGCTACGAGTTTCTCCTCCAATTCGTACTCGATAGGCGCGCCCGGGAGCTGTACGAACATCTGTCAAAGGTAATCAGCGTACAGATTTACCAGGGATACTGGCTGGATTTGGCAACGCGGGCTGCGCTGGCTGCCCTAGAGCCGATAACACAACTGGCGACAGGCACAATCACTCTGCGGCTACATCGCGGGAACGTATACTTCGACACCGCAGAGGATACCTCGGAAGCGATGCCTCACTCGCTGTACACCGATGACAGCTCAATGGAGGCGATGGGTACTTACGACCATACCGACGCCGAGGGATTCCTCAAGGTTCTTGGGATTTCAGCTAAGAACCTGGGGAAGCGACAACAGGCGGGCACTGGACACTGA
- a CDS encoding aspartate aminotransferase family protein, translating into MFVVRRQPVVIVKGDGTKVWDVDGKEYLDFTSGWAVNNAGHANEAIADAIAEQARTLLQTSNQFYTIPQLQLAEILVENSALDKVFFCNSGAEANEGAMKLARRHGAKNKDGAFEIVTALNSFHGRTMANVSATGQPHYQELFQPIPPGFSHVEFGDIEELRGSITDNTVAVMVEPVQAEGGVNIPPEGYLENVRELCDREGLLLIFDEVQTGMGRLGSLFGYERFGVEPDIMTLAKGLGGGVPIGAFMAKDEACAFEPGDHGSTFGGNALTCAAAYASTKYIIDNDVSGNAAAMETHMAEGLANLQSKYSQIQEVRGMGLLWAVLFESDIAPDVVANCNAEGLLTNPLRPNAVRLMPPLTVSKEEIDQAMERLDAAIGAVSS; encoded by the coding sequence ATGTTCGTAGTGCGCCGGCAGCCCGTCGTAATCGTCAAGGGCGATGGCACTAAGGTATGGGATGTAGACGGCAAGGAGTACCTGGACTTCACCTCAGGATGGGCTGTCAACAACGCTGGTCACGCAAACGAGGCGATTGCAGACGCTATTGCAGAGCAGGCCAGGACCCTGCTCCAGACATCCAATCAGTTCTACACGATTCCGCAACTTCAGCTTGCGGAGATACTGGTTGAGAACTCTGCGCTGGACAAGGTCTTCTTCTGCAACAGCGGGGCCGAGGCCAATGAGGGAGCAATGAAGCTTGCCCGCAGGCACGGAGCGAAAAACAAGGATGGCGCGTTCGAGATCGTAACTGCTCTGAATTCGTTCCATGGCCGCACAATGGCCAACGTGTCCGCCACAGGGCAGCCCCACTACCAGGAACTGTTCCAGCCAATTCCTCCGGGGTTCTCCCACGTCGAATTCGGAGACATCGAAGAGTTGCGGGGATCCATCACAGACAATACGGTCGCTGTGATGGTCGAACCTGTTCAGGCTGAGGGCGGCGTCAACATCCCGCCTGAAGGCTACCTGGAGAACGTCAGAGAGCTCTGCGACCGGGAGGGTCTGCTGCTGATCTTCGACGAGGTCCAGACTGGAATGGGTCGGTTGGGATCCCTGTTCGGATACGAACGGTTCGGTGTTGAGCCGGACATCATGACGCTGGCCAAGGGACTTGGTGGTGGCGTGCCGATTGGTGCGTTCATGGCCAAGGACGAGGCTTGTGCGTTCGAGCCCGGCGACCACGGCTCGACGTTTGGCGGCAACGCGCTGACCTGCGCGGCTGCTTACGCATCCACCAAGTACATCATCGACAACGACGTATCCGGAAACGCCGCCGCAATGGAGACACACATGGCTGAAGGCCTTGCGAATCTTCAGTCCAAGTACAGTCAGATCCAGGAAGTGCGCGGAATGGGACTGCTGTGGGCCGTACTGTTCGAGTCAGACATTGCTCCCGACGTGGTGGCCAACTGCAATGCCGAAGGTTTGCTCACCAACCCTCTCAGGCCCAATGCAGTTCGGCTGATGCCGCCGCTGACGGTCTCCAAAGAGGAGATCGACCAGGCGATGGAGAGGCTGGATGCGGCTATAGGCGCTGTAAGTAGCTAA
- a CDS encoding UPF0182 family protein, with translation MAEDFPRNGGDSPPEQAIGPPTMSPSFMKWSLVIIGLIVLFGIFSFGRGVYTDLLWFDSLGFRAIFVKVTVTRIALFAIGAVVTAIVLGVSLRIAHMHSSGEVNLPIPPEVVPTIRRAVLWGAVIVIIILSLIFGSVLAARWELFLRFTNSVPFGQVDPVYSQDLGFYIFNLPLYSFIQGWILGLGVVTLLATVGLNFINYSLRGSSYSLNGARLAHISVIAAVLMLTLAVGHWLDRWALVLSEDGAVFGATYADLNARRPALLIMTIVAVAAAILMAANVYLRELRMVLGAVVLWVVLGLVLNSAWPALIQQFSVTPNEFVRESPYIARNIDLTRQAFALDRIEEAFFQAEPDVGVDLIEDNIITINNIRLWDYRPLSSVYRQIQLIRPYYDFKDADVDRYYIDGEYKQVLLSAREVAPEKLNPQDQTWVNNTLSYTHGIGIAMSPATEFTPEGRPEFYAQDIPIDGAIPIGRKDGETPPDLIVDNPRIYYGENTVNYVIVNSNTQEIDYQTESGELFRNHYDGEGGVRLDSFFRRLAYAWQFGDVNILISGEIEPDSRLQYRRHIQERVTSVAPFLQLDRDPYIVAANGRLFWVQDAYTTTDHYPYSEPTEIPAGEGGFSTHFNYMRNSVKAVIDSYDGTLTYYIWDESDPMILTYERIFPDLFVSADQMSPELRSHVRYPQDFFSEQAGKYIKYHMQDPQDFYNNEDLWAIPQEKFGQGETLQPVEPYYVIMRLPGEETEEFVQLLPYTPSERQNLIGWLAARSDGENYGNLVAFNFPKDRQIDGPEQVEARIDNDQAISAWFTLRCSEGSTCIRGNLLVIPIGNSLLYAEPVYIQAEGVVFPELKRVILATAGKVVMEDSLGLALAALTGEQSLVSVGDPATPRDVEAAPSTTTTVVEEGGELQMQITIVSDSIESIKNDLTALEEALEKLKEITGGE, from the coding sequence ATGGCTGAAGATTTTCCACGTAACGGCGGAGACTCGCCCCCAGAACAGGCTATCGGGCCACCAACCATGTCCCCTTCATTCATGAAGTGGAGCCTGGTGATCATTGGCCTGATCGTGCTGTTTGGCATTTTCTCCTTTGGAAGGGGTGTCTACACGGACCTTCTATGGTTCGACTCGCTCGGATTCAGGGCAATCTTTGTGAAAGTGACAGTTACCCGCATTGCGCTGTTTGCGATTGGCGCGGTTGTTACTGCCATTGTTCTCGGAGTAAGCCTGAGAATTGCTCACATGCACTCCTCTGGCGAGGTCAACCTGCCAATTCCACCTGAGGTGGTCCCCACGATAAGGCGGGCCGTGCTCTGGGGCGCAGTCATCGTCATCATCATACTGAGCCTGATTTTCGGATCCGTGCTCGCCGCACGGTGGGAGCTGTTCCTGAGGTTCACCAACTCTGTACCGTTTGGGCAGGTGGACCCCGTCTACAGCCAAGACTTGGGATTCTACATCTTCAACCTGCCCCTGTACTCATTCATCCAAGGATGGATTCTCGGCCTTGGCGTCGTCACGCTTCTGGCCACTGTTGGTCTGAACTTCATTAACTACAGCCTTCGCGGATCCAGCTATTCGCTGAACGGAGCGCGTCTGGCACACATTTCGGTCATTGCTGCCGTGCTCATGCTGACCTTGGCAGTCGGACATTGGTTGGATCGTTGGGCACTAGTGCTGTCCGAGGACGGCGCGGTGTTCGGAGCGACTTATGCAGACTTGAATGCCCGGAGGCCGGCCCTGCTGATCATGACAATCGTCGCGGTAGCTGCGGCGATTCTGATGGCAGCAAATGTGTACCTCCGTGAACTTCGCATGGTTCTCGGCGCGGTTGTGCTGTGGGTGGTCCTTGGCCTTGTCCTGAACTCAGCATGGCCCGCCTTGATTCAGCAGTTCTCAGTGACACCAAATGAGTTCGTAAGAGAGAGCCCGTATATAGCGCGCAACATCGACCTGACGCGGCAGGCGTTCGCGCTCGACAGGATCGAGGAAGCGTTCTTTCAGGCGGAACCGGACGTTGGTGTCGACCTCATCGAGGACAACATCATTACGATCAACAACATACGCCTTTGGGACTACAGGCCGTTGTCGAGCGTTTACAGGCAGATACAGCTAATCAGGCCGTACTACGATTTCAAAGATGCCGACGTCGACCGGTACTACATCGACGGCGAATACAAACAGGTACTTCTGTCCGCGCGTGAGGTCGCGCCTGAGAAGTTAAACCCGCAGGACCAGACCTGGGTTAACAACACCCTCTCGTATACGCACGGAATTGGAATTGCGATGAGCCCGGCCACAGAGTTCACTCCGGAGGGCAGGCCGGAATTCTACGCGCAAGACATACCGATCGATGGAGCTATACCCATCGGTCGCAAAGACGGTGAGACGCCTCCTGACTTGATCGTCGACAACCCACGGATCTACTACGGTGAAAACACAGTCAACTACGTGATAGTCAACTCAAATACTCAGGAGATCGACTACCAGACAGAATCCGGAGAACTTTTCAGGAATCACTACGATGGTGAAGGAGGAGTGAGGCTTGACTCGTTCTTCCGCCGGCTGGCCTACGCATGGCAGTTCGGTGATGTGAACATTCTGATCAGCGGGGAGATCGAACCTGACAGCCGCCTTCAGTACCGTAGGCATATCCAGGAGAGGGTGACTTCAGTTGCTCCGTTCCTACAACTGGACAGAGACCCATACATAGTAGCTGCGAACGGGCGACTTTTCTGGGTTCAGGACGCTTACACCACTACCGACCATTATCCATACTCGGAGCCTACTGAGATTCCTGCCGGTGAAGGCGGATTCTCCACTCACTTCAACTATATGCGCAACAGTGTGAAAGCTGTCATCGACTCCTATGACGGGACTTTGACGTACTACATCTGGGATGAAAGTGATCCGATGATCCTCACCTACGAGCGGATCTTCCCGGACCTCTTCGTCAGTGCCGACCAGATGTCCCCTGAACTGAGGTCGCACGTCAGGTATCCACAGGACTTCTTCTCAGAGCAGGCTGGAAAGTACATCAAGTACCACATGCAGGACCCACAGGACTTCTACAACAACGAAGACTTGTGGGCGATTCCACAGGAGAAGTTCGGGCAGGGCGAGACCCTTCAACCTGTTGAGCCGTACTACGTGATCATGAGGCTTCCAGGTGAGGAAACCGAGGAGTTCGTGCAGCTACTCCCCTACACTCCCAGCGAGAGGCAGAACCTGATCGGCTGGCTAGCGGCACGAAGCGACGGGGAGAACTACGGGAACCTCGTAGCGTTCAACTTCCCGAAAGACCGCCAGATCGACGGGCCGGAGCAGGTAGAAGCGAGGATCGACAACGACCAGGCGATATCGGCCTGGTTCACCCTGAGATGCTCAGAGGGTTCAACTTGTATCAGGGGCAACCTCCTTGTCATCCCGATAGGCAATTCGTTGCTCTACGCTGAGCCCGTATACATCCAGGCTGAAGGCGTGGTATTCCCTGAGCTCAAGCGTGTAATACTGGCCACCGCCGGCAAGGTGGTGATGGAGGACTCTCTGGGTCTTGCCCTTGCAGCGCTGACTGGTGAGCAGTCACTGGTCTCTGTGGGCGATCCCGCCACGCCACGAGATGTGGAAGCAGCCCCGTCAACTACTACAACAGTAGTTGAAGAGGGCGGCGAGCTGCAGATGCAGATTACGATCGTGTCCGACTCGATCGAAAGTATCAAGAACGATTTGACCGCGCTGGAAGAAGCGCTCGAGAAACTCAAGGAAATCACCGGAGGTGAATGA
- the argB gene encoding acetylglutamate kinase: MPKEHSPNGTIVVKIGGSTLGEHDTTLEDLVTLQREGASPIVVHGGGKIISDWMAAQSVRPVFKDGLRVTDKDSLQIVVAVLAGLINKELVSQLISVGARTLGLSGADGGMLVASVKDPALGYVGEVAQVDTAPILAATQAGYIPVIAPVARCPSDDPTYPNSLMNINADTAAGEIAAALRADQMYFLTDVEGVLDRNHRLISRITERQAEALTSAGTISGGMIPKIEACVRALKSGSESHIIDGRMPGALRQSLNGAVLGTRIG, from the coding sequence TTGCCCAAGGAGCATTCCCCAAATGGGACGATCGTAGTCAAGATCGGTGGCAGTACCCTCGGAGAGCACGATACTACTCTTGAGGACCTCGTTACTCTTCAAAGAGAGGGCGCCAGTCCTATAGTTGTCCATGGAGGGGGGAAGATCATCTCTGACTGGATGGCTGCCCAGAGCGTGAGGCCCGTTTTCAAGGACGGTCTGCGCGTCACCGACAAGGACAGCCTTCAGATCGTTGTTGCCGTACTCGCGGGGCTAATCAACAAGGAGCTTGTGTCACAGCTCATATCTGTTGGCGCCAGGACACTCGGTCTTAGTGGAGCTGACGGTGGTATGCTCGTAGCATCGGTCAAGGATCCTGCTCTCGGATACGTCGGCGAGGTCGCCCAGGTCGATACTGCACCCATCCTGGCAGCAACCCAGGCGGGATACATACCAGTTATTGCGCCAGTGGCCAGATGCCCGTCGGACGACCCCACATACCCCAACTCGCTAATGAACATCAACGCAGACACCGCGGCGGGTGAAATCGCGGCGGCCCTGCGGGCTGACCAGATGTACTTTCTCACAGACGTTGAGGGAGTGCTCGACCGTAATCACAGGTTGATTTCCAGAATTACCGAACGCCAGGCGGAGGCGCTGACTTCAGCCGGAACGATTTCCGGCGGTATGATTCCGAAGATCGAAGCGTGCGTACGCGCGTTGAAGTCAGGCAGCGAATCCCACATCATCGACGGTAGAATGCCGGGAGCGCTTCGCCAATCCCTAAACGGCGCAGTGCTAGGCACGCGCATAGGATGA